The Halobacterium litoreum genome includes a region encoding these proteins:
- a CDS encoding M14 family metallopeptidase, giving the protein MFGDDVHIDTTVLGDGDPDLAVVGGVHGDEPSGPRAIQHVLDRDPELQRPVKFVLANPAAAVAHRRYLDADMNRVFPGDPGSEDRERRLAAELKAELADCLTLSIHSTHSSVEPLAFVSGSNPDAQAVASQLPVSNVVNHDPAVDGAFTSCEGVVTVEAGRQLTENATTNATKMVRAFLRLTDALPEEPPESDPDFYTAESVAEKPEEEDAQLLAQNFERVEAGETYAETTDEEFVADESFYPILMSETGYDDIFGYRGAFVGEAVEEARAAWGTPPQDGE; this is encoded by the coding sequence GTGTTCGGCGACGACGTCCACATCGACACGACAGTACTGGGGGACGGCGACCCGGACCTCGCCGTGGTCGGCGGCGTTCACGGCGACGAACCGAGCGGGCCGCGCGCGATACAGCACGTCCTCGACAGGGACCCGGAACTCCAGCGTCCGGTGAAGTTCGTGCTCGCGAACCCCGCCGCGGCGGTCGCACACCGCCGGTATCTCGACGCGGACATGAACCGCGTGTTCCCCGGCGACCCGGGCTCCGAGGACCGGGAGCGTCGGCTCGCCGCGGAACTGAAGGCCGAGCTCGCGGACTGCCTGACGCTCTCGATTCACTCGACGCACTCCTCCGTGGAGCCGCTGGCGTTCGTCTCCGGGTCGAACCCGGACGCGCAGGCCGTGGCGAGCCAACTGCCGGTGTCGAACGTCGTGAACCACGACCCGGCGGTGGACGGCGCGTTCACGTCCTGCGAGGGCGTCGTCACCGTGGAGGCGGGCCGTCAACTCACGGAGAACGCGACGACGAACGCGACGAAGATGGTGCGCGCGTTCCTCCGCCTGACCGACGCGCTCCCCGAGGAGCCCCCCGAGAGCGACCCGGACTTCTACACCGCCGAGAGCGTCGCCGAGAAGCCCGAAGAGGAGGACGCCCAGTTGCTCGCACAGAACTTCGAGCGCGTCGAGGCCGGCGAGACGTACGCCGAGACGACCGACGAGGAGTTCGTGGCCGACGAGTCGTTCTACCCGATTCTGATGTCCGAGACGGGCTACGACGACATCTTCGGCTACCGAGGCGCGTTCGTCGGCGAGGCCGTCGAGGAAGCGCGGGCGGCGTGGGGGACGCCGCCGCAGGACGGCGAGTAA
- the uppS gene encoding polyprenyl diphosphate synthase codes for MREWARGAVDAVYERVLRREIDGAPAHVAVIQDGNRRYARERGQDASRGHQHGAQTTERVLDWCAEMGVEELTLYTFSTENFDRPDDQNEHLFDLLVEKLREFADADRVHEQGVRIRAIGDTDLLPDRVQDAVDYAQRRTAGYDGFTLNIALAYGGRAELLGAARDVAEAVDAGDLDPEDVGVSEIESRLHASPARDVDLIIRTGGAERTSNFLPWHANGSEAAVFFCTPYWPEFSKVDFLRAVRTYESREASWRRTRAKRALALVRSLGTEVKEARRVLDRLKGTLPDPPEDVDGDGRSAD; via the coding sequence ATGCGAGAGTGGGCTCGCGGGGCAGTCGACGCGGTGTACGAGCGCGTGCTCCGGCGCGAAATCGACGGCGCGCCCGCGCACGTCGCCGTCATCCAGGACGGTAACCGACGGTACGCTCGCGAGCGCGGGCAGGACGCGAGCCGCGGCCACCAGCACGGCGCCCAGACCACCGAGCGGGTTCTCGACTGGTGTGCCGAGATGGGCGTCGAGGAACTCACGCTGTACACGTTCTCCACGGAGAACTTCGACCGCCCGGACGACCAGAACGAACACCTCTTCGACCTGCTCGTGGAGAAACTCCGCGAGTTCGCGGACGCCGACCGCGTCCACGAGCAGGGCGTCCGGATTCGCGCCATCGGCGACACCGACCTGCTCCCCGACCGCGTGCAGGACGCCGTCGACTACGCCCAGCGCCGCACCGCGGGCTACGACGGCTTCACGCTGAACATCGCGCTCGCGTACGGCGGGCGAGCCGAACTGCTCGGCGCCGCACGAGACGTCGCCGAGGCCGTCGACGCCGGCGACCTCGACCCCGAGGACGTGGGCGTGAGCGAAATCGAGTCCCGGCTCCACGCCAGTCCCGCGCGGGACGTCGACCTCATCATCCGCACCGGCGGCGCCGAGCGCACGTCGAATTTCCTACCGTGGCACGCCAACGGGAGCGAGGCCGCGGTCTTCTTCTGTACGCCGTACTGGCCGGAGTTCTCGAAGGTCGACTTCCTGCGCGCCGTCCGTACCTACGAGTCCCGCGAGGCGTCGTGGCGGCGCACGCGAGCGAAGCGCGCGCTCGCGCTCGTCCGGTCGCTCGGCACCGAAGTCAAGGAGGCGCGGCGCGTCCTCGACCGACTGAAGGGGACGCTCCCCGACCCCCCGGAGGACGTGGACGGCGACGGTCGGTCGGCTGACTGA
- a CDS encoding DUF5778 family protein: protein MSETANADLYRRTVDLLQPGDIELAGAVVHTDYDSDEESLLHQLTLDAGDAIAGHAEKGDTYVYSGNDSDEFGVNQHQGLTLDGDEFVWECQQLLRDGRFDLVLYWEATGDHDAVLEDIRAVEGAGEVVGVTEDGFDA from the coding sequence ATGAGCGAGACGGCGAACGCGGACCTCTATCGGCGGACGGTCGACCTCCTCCAGCCCGGCGACATCGAACTCGCTGGCGCGGTCGTCCACACCGACTACGACAGCGACGAGGAGAGCCTGCTCCACCAACTGACCCTCGACGCGGGCGACGCAATCGCGGGCCACGCCGAGAAGGGCGACACGTACGTCTACTCGGGCAACGACAGCGACGAGTTCGGCGTGAACCAGCACCAGGGGCTGACCCTCGACGGCGACGAGTTCGTCTGGGAGTGCCAGCAGTTGCTCCGTGACGGGCGCTTCGACCTCGTACTGTACTGGGAGGCGACCGGCGACCACGACGCCGTCCTCGAGGACATCCGGGCGGTCGAGGGCGCCGGCGAGGTGGTCGGCGTCACCGAGGACGGGTTCGACGCCTGA
- the ahbB gene encoding siroheme decarboxylase subunit beta gives MDIADLDDRDRAVLNAFQGGFPVVEHPFEPAAHALRSRGVEMTPDDLLDRVRTLDDEGVLTRFGALINAEEIGGSASLVAMHAPEEEFDEIADTVNDHREVAHNYEREHPHLNMWFVVSVADEDRVESVLAEIEDETGQETYNLPKQREFRVEAKFLVDGPVSDGDVDLSHLGTTPEPTDRGTITPAERDLVLAVQDGLPIVETPYRAVADDIGKDSEWVVQTLRRFNEEGKVRRVGVIPNHYALGYTENGMTVWDVPDEKVNEVGPAVASLDFVTHCYERPRHDGVWPYNFFAMTHGRSEEESEQRIEQVREVMADHWDVGDDDWDTLFSTQILKKTGIRLDERADANTA, from the coding sequence ATGGACATCGCGGACCTCGACGACCGGGACCGCGCAGTATTGAACGCCTTCCAGGGCGGATTCCCGGTCGTCGAACACCCCTTCGAGCCGGCGGCCCACGCGCTCCGGTCGCGGGGGGTGGAGATGACGCCCGACGACCTCCTCGATCGCGTGCGGACCCTCGACGACGAGGGCGTGCTGACGCGGTTCGGCGCGCTCATCAACGCCGAGGAAATCGGCGGGAGCGCTTCGCTGGTGGCGATGCACGCGCCAGAGGAGGAGTTCGACGAAATCGCCGACACCGTCAACGACCACCGGGAGGTCGCGCACAACTACGAGCGCGAACACCCACACCTGAACATGTGGTTCGTCGTGTCGGTCGCCGACGAGGACCGCGTCGAGAGCGTGCTCGCGGAAATCGAAGACGAGACCGGGCAAGAGACGTACAATCTCCCGAAGCAACGCGAGTTCCGCGTGGAGGCGAAGTTCCTCGTGGACGGCCCCGTCTCGGACGGCGACGTCGACCTCTCTCACCTGGGGACGACGCCGGAACCGACAGACAGGGGAACCATCACGCCCGCGGAGCGCGACCTCGTGTTGGCGGTGCAGGACGGCCTCCCCATCGTGGAGACGCCGTACCGCGCCGTCGCGGACGACATCGGCAAAGACTCCGAGTGGGTCGTGCAGACGCTCCGACGGTTCAACGAGGAGGGGAAGGTGCGCCGGGTCGGCGTCATCCCGAACCACTACGCGCTCGGGTACACGGAGAACGGGATGACCGTCTGGGACGTGCCCGACGAGAAAGTCAACGAGGTCGGACCCGCCGTCGCCAGTCTGGACTTCGTGACCCACTGCTACGAGCGCCCGCGCCACGACGGCGTGTGGCCGTACAACTTCTTCGCGATGACACACGGGCGCAGCGAGGAAGAGAGCGAGCAGCGAATCGAGCAGGTCCGGGAGGTGATGGCCGACCACTGGGACGTCGGCGACGACGACTGGGACACGCTGTTCTCGACGCAGATTCTGAAGAAGACGGGCATCCGGTTGGACGAGCGCGCGGACGCGAACACCGCCTGA
- a CDS encoding precorrin-2 dehydrogenase/sirohydrochlorin ferrochelatase family protein gives MIPLVHDFRGATVLVVGGGPVGARKARRFASEADVVVVSPAFADADFGGAERVRAEPTPGEAGDWIERTDPALVVAATGDEEVNAAFAAAARDAGALVNRADEAGARDAESVVVPATFEDDPVTVAVSTSGESPALSKYLRERLDEEFAGAGEMAGLTGDLRADLKAAGVAADRRRDAVRAVVRSNAVWKALRTGSSNPRKTAEGVVSDALGDVEWST, from the coding sequence ATGATTCCGCTGGTCCACGACTTCCGCGGGGCGACCGTCTTGGTCGTCGGCGGCGGACCGGTGGGCGCGCGGAAGGCCCGCCGGTTCGCGAGCGAAGCCGACGTTGTCGTCGTCAGCCCCGCGTTCGCGGACGCCGACTTCGGGGGCGCGGAACGCGTGCGCGCCGAACCCACGCCTGGGGAGGCGGGCGACTGGATAGAGCGAACCGACCCCGCGCTGGTCGTCGCGGCGACCGGCGACGAAGAGGTGAACGCGGCGTTCGCGGCGGCGGCGCGGGACGCCGGCGCGCTCGTCAACCGCGCCGACGAGGCGGGCGCTCGCGACGCCGAGAGCGTCGTCGTGCCGGCGACGTTCGAGGACGACCCCGTGACCGTCGCCGTCTCCACGAGCGGCGAGAGCCCCGCGCTCTCGAAGTACCTCCGCGAGCGCCTCGACGAGGAGTTCGCGGGCGCCGGCGAGATGGCGGGCCTGACGGGCGACCTGCGCGCCGACCTGAAAGCGGCGGGCGTCGCCGCGGACCGCCGCCGTGACGCGGTGCGCGCCGTCGTGCGGTCGAACGCGGTTTGGAAGGCTTTACGTACTGGAAGTTCCAACCCTCGGAAAACGGCCGAGGGCGTGGTTTCGGACGCGCTCGGCGATGTGGAGTGGTCTACGTGA
- the hemA gene encoding glutamyl-tRNA reductase — protein sequence MNGNTGVVSGLRVSHETASLAELEAASADSAEDALDALLDRPAVEEAFVLQTCHRVEAYAVTQDPASGRRALAAAGFDPAAAGAVSMGHEESLRHLLRVAAGLESLVVGEDQILGQIRDAYDAAQDAGGIDRVLRQAVTKAIHVGERARTETAINEGATSLGTAAVRLAERRTELDDATALVVGAGEMGALAAKAFASAGVAEVVVANRTRERADRVAESVDAPAETATLDDARDRTGDADVVVAATSSPGYVLDSASFAGAGETVVVDLAKPRDVEPEAGEVAEVSVHDLDALEAVTEATRERREDAAREVESMIAEEFEHLLAQYKRKRADEVIARMYESAEGLKNREVATALRRLEAETGEVCEAEREVVESMADALVSQLLAAPTKSLRDAAAEDDWSTIATALQLFNPEFEDGMPFDAAPSDATPAESED from the coding sequence GTGAACGGAAACACTGGCGTCGTCTCCGGCCTGCGCGTCTCCCACGAGACGGCCTCGCTCGCGGAACTCGAGGCCGCGAGCGCCGACTCTGCCGAGGACGCGCTCGACGCGCTGCTCGACCGGCCCGCCGTCGAGGAGGCGTTCGTCCTCCAGACGTGCCACCGAGTCGAGGCGTACGCGGTGACCCAAGACCCGGCGTCGGGCCGTCGCGCGCTCGCCGCCGCGGGCTTCGACCCGGCGGCCGCGGGCGCCGTCTCGATGGGCCACGAGGAGAGCCTGCGACACCTCCTCCGGGTCGCCGCCGGCCTCGAATCGCTCGTCGTCGGCGAGGACCAGATTCTCGGACAGATTCGGGACGCGTACGACGCCGCCCAGGACGCGGGCGGCATCGACCGCGTGCTCCGGCAGGCGGTGACGAAGGCGATTCACGTCGGCGAGCGCGCGCGCACCGAGACCGCCATCAACGAGGGGGCGACCTCTCTCGGCACGGCGGCGGTGCGACTCGCCGAGCGCCGGACGGAACTGGACGACGCCACCGCGCTCGTCGTGGGCGCCGGCGAGATGGGCGCGCTCGCGGCGAAGGCGTTCGCGAGCGCGGGCGTCGCCGAGGTTGTCGTCGCGAACCGCACGCGGGAGCGCGCCGACCGCGTGGCGGAGTCGGTGGACGCGCCGGCGGAGACGGCGACCCTGGACGACGCCCGCGACCGCACCGGTGACGCGGACGTGGTGGTCGCGGCGACGAGCAGTCCCGGCTACGTCCTCGACAGCGCGTCGTTCGCGGGCGCCGGCGAGACGGTCGTCGTCGACCTCGCGAAACCGCGGGACGTCGAACCCGAGGCGGGCGAGGTCGCCGAGGTGTCCGTCCACGACCTCGACGCGCTGGAAGCGGTGACCGAGGCGACCCGCGAGCGCCGCGAGGACGCCGCTCGCGAGGTCGAGTCGATGATCGCCGAGGAGTTCGAGCACCTGCTCGCGCAGTACAAGCGCAAGCGCGCCGACGAGGTCATCGCGCGGATGTACGAGAGCGCGGAGGGCCTGAAGAACCGCGAGGTCGCGACCGCGCTGCGGCGCCTCGAAGCCGAGACCGGCGAGGTCTGCGAGGCCGAACGCGAGGTCGTGGAGTCGATGGCGGACGCGCTGGTCAGCCAACTGCTCGCCGCGCCGACGAAGAGTCTGCGTGACGCCGCCGCCGAAGACGACTGGTCGACCATCGCGACCGCGCTCCAGTTGTTCAACCCCGAGTTCGAGGACGGGATGCCGTTCGACGCCGCGCCGAGCGACGCGACGCCCGCCGAGAGCGAGGACTGA
- a CDS encoding 4a-hydroxytetrahydrobiopterin dehydratase, translating to MADVLDDGEIADRLPDGWELDGDEIARIYEFDDYLAGVAFASEVGEISEEQFHHPEIRIRYEEVEVRFTSHEAGGVTEQDLDMAARCDELR from the coding sequence ATGGCAGACGTGCTCGACGACGGCGAGATAGCGGACCGACTCCCCGACGGGTGGGAACTGGACGGCGACGAAATCGCGCGCATCTACGAGTTCGACGACTACCTCGCGGGCGTGGCGTTCGCCTCGGAGGTCGGCGAAATCTCGGAGGAGCAGTTCCACCACCCCGAGATTCGGATTCGGTACGAGGAGGTCGAAGTGCGCTTTACGAGCCACGAGGCGGGCGGCGTCACCGAACAGGACCTCGACATGGCGGCGCGCTGTGACGAACTCCGGTAG
- the lwrS gene encoding LWR-salt protein gives MDAAYVFAVRFRLDPSRDVRVEPRVFETTLRRPADPPGEPGWLFFRDNLWRGDLADPESFRDLTSEALGVPVESVEFRAFETDREYDDALREEIAADLAPFKADSVSEVVSKYLGSSVEVVGPEDT, from the coding sequence ATGGACGCCGCGTACGTGTTCGCGGTGCGGTTCCGGCTCGACCCGTCGCGTGACGTGCGCGTGGAGCCACGGGTGTTCGAGACGACGCTCCGGCGGCCCGCCGACCCGCCCGGCGAGCCGGGGTGGCTGTTCTTCCGGGACAACCTCTGGCGGGGCGACCTCGCGGACCCGGAGTCGTTTCGCGACCTGACGAGCGAGGCGCTCGGCGTGCCCGTGGAGTCCGTCGAGTTCCGAGCGTTCGAGACCGACCGCGAGTACGACGACGCGCTCCGCGAGGAGATTGCGGCGGACCTCGCGCCGTTCAAGGCCGACAGCGTCTCCGAGGTCGTCTCGAAGTACCTCGGGAGTTCGGTGGAAGTCGTCGGCCCGGAAGACACTTAG
- a CDS encoding HAD family hydrolase: protein MPSPSDYDVWLFDLDGTLVDTEWSYTREVFDRVGDRMGTQFSDREAEVLWHGLGGSRNVQLREWGFDPPAFWDAFHEIEDPQARAEATYLYDDAAYVADLDAPVGVVTHCQEFLADPVLDALDVRDWFDVVLCCDDDTGWKPDPRPLELALGDVGADPDHDAVYAGDAASDVGAAMNAGLDAVHVERHAPEKRGHCVLGDHRVESFDDLFDARAE from the coding sequence ATGCCCTCCCCGTCAGACTACGACGTGTGGCTGTTCGACCTCGACGGGACGCTCGTCGACACCGAGTGGTCGTACACGCGCGAGGTGTTCGACCGCGTCGGCGACCGAATGGGAACGCAGTTCTCGGACCGCGAAGCCGAGGTGCTCTGGCACGGCCTCGGCGGGTCGCGGAACGTCCAACTCCGCGAGTGGGGGTTCGACCCGCCCGCGTTCTGGGACGCCTTCCACGAGATAGAGGACCCGCAGGCGCGCGCCGAGGCGACCTACCTCTACGACGACGCCGCGTACGTCGCTGACCTCGACGCGCCCGTCGGGGTCGTCACGCACTGCCAGGAGTTCCTCGCGGACCCCGTCCTCGACGCGCTCGACGTCCGGGACTGGTTCGACGTGGTGCTGTGCTGTGACGACGACACGGGTTGGAAGCCCGACCCGCGCCCGCTCGAACTCGCGCTCGGCGACGTGGGCGCCGACCCCGACCACGACGCCGTGTACGCGGGCGACGCCGCGAGCGACGTGGGCGCCGCGATGAACGCCGGCCTCGACGCGGTCCACGTGGAGCGCCACGCGCCCGAGAAGCGCGGGCACTGCGTGCTCGGCGACCACCGCGTCGAGTCTTTCGACGACCTGTTCGACGCGCGCGCCGAGTGA
- a CDS encoding Hsp20/alpha crystallin family protein produces the protein MSRLREALGNLPESVFVDVFDGDDAYLFVVDVPGVTADDVDVRVDGRTLVVDAHRAKSVPEGFDYRTEERSLFLDLELPFPPDATDDGASASVESGVLEVRLPKRGETTRSVPIEG, from the coding sequence ATGTCCCGCTTGCGCGAAGCGCTGGGGAACCTGCCCGAGTCCGTGTTCGTCGACGTGTTCGACGGCGACGACGCCTACCTCTTCGTCGTGGACGTGCCGGGCGTCACCGCCGACGACGTCGACGTGCGCGTCGACGGCCGCACGCTCGTCGTGGACGCCCACCGGGCGAAGTCGGTCCCCGAGGGGTTCGACTACCGGACCGAGGAGCGGTCGCTGTTCCTCGATTTGGAACTCCCGTTCCCGCCGGACGCCACCGACGACGGCGCGTCGGCGTCTGTCGAGAGCGGCGTCCTCGAAGTCCGCCTGCCGAAGCGCGGGGAGACGACGCGCAGCGTCCCCATCGAGGGCTAG
- a CDS encoding ABC1 kinase family protein: MAVLRSYRRFVVVVWQFLPLVWGYLRDRRRFVLFGGKRRVTSEMRVERAQRLLDSLLTLGPTFIKLGQLLSTRPDVLPPEYVDVLSDLQDRVPPADWADARVVLEDELGPVDEAFDDFDTDAISGASLGQVYTAEVDGEPVAVKVRRPGIEDLVEADLRVIKWTLPLVVRFVGEGQAFSLQSLADEFAKTIREEMDYAREAEMLAEIRENFADDPNVVVPSVYEDYSDSRVLTMQYVSGTKISDVEELDRQGIDRSAVAETLERTYLQMIIEDGVFHADPHPGNLAVREDGAVVFYDFGMSGRVDEFVQEKIVDFYVAVANQDIDAILDALVEMGTLSPEADRATMAEVMELAIQDARGESIETYRVQQIVGKVEDTIYEFPLRLPSNLALVLRVATVVEGVCVTLDPDFDFISVATDFLTEQGYREESIKQFATQTAEQFQQSAQSAVRLPQKLDRALDRVEREDLHVRADLEDGNGVVDRLARRIVLGLVLATSVPTTALLYVTADLTATGVSAAFTGAVALALYRSFKKRRGIRTTPQFTRQSLRDRGGD; encoded by the coding sequence GTGGCGGTACTCCGGTCGTATCGTCGGTTCGTCGTCGTCGTGTGGCAGTTCCTCCCGCTCGTCTGGGGCTACCTCCGCGACCGCCGCCGGTTCGTGTTGTTCGGCGGGAAACGCCGGGTCACGTCGGAGATGCGCGTCGAGCGCGCGCAGCGACTGCTCGACTCGCTGTTGACCCTCGGGCCGACGTTCATCAAACTCGGGCAGTTGCTGTCGACGCGCCCGGACGTGCTGCCCCCCGAGTACGTGGACGTGCTCTCTGACCTCCAAGACCGCGTGCCGCCCGCCGACTGGGCGGACGCCCGTGTGGTGTTGGAGGACGAACTCGGTCCCGTCGACGAGGCGTTCGACGACTTCGACACGGACGCCATCAGCGGCGCGAGCCTCGGGCAGGTGTACACCGCCGAGGTGGACGGCGAACCGGTCGCGGTGAAGGTCCGTCGGCCCGGCATCGAGGACTTAGTGGAGGCCGACCTCCGCGTCATCAAGTGGACGCTCCCGCTCGTGGTGCGGTTCGTCGGCGAGGGGCAGGCGTTCAGCCTACAGAGTCTCGCCGACGAGTTCGCGAAGACGATTCGCGAGGAGATGGACTACGCGCGGGAGGCCGAGATGCTCGCGGAAATCCGGGAGAACTTCGCTGACGACCCGAACGTGGTCGTCCCGTCCGTCTACGAGGATTACTCGGACAGTCGGGTGTTGACGATGCAGTACGTCTCCGGCACGAAGATTTCGGACGTCGAGGAACTCGACCGGCAGGGAATCGACCGGTCTGCGGTCGCGGAGACCCTCGAACGCACCTACCTCCAGATGATAATCGAGGACGGCGTGTTCCACGCCGACCCCCACCCCGGGAATCTCGCGGTGCGCGAGGACGGCGCCGTCGTCTTCTACGACTTCGGGATGAGCGGGCGCGTCGACGAGTTCGTCCAGGAGAAGATCGTGGACTTCTACGTCGCCGTCGCGAACCAGGACATCGACGCGATTCTGGACGCGCTCGTGGAGATGGGGACGCTGTCGCCGGAGGCCGACCGCGCGACGATGGCCGAAGTGATGGAACTCGCGATTCAGGACGCGCGCGGCGAGTCCATCGAGACGTACCGCGTCCAGCAGATCGTCGGCAAGGTCGAGGACACCATCTACGAGTTCCCGCTGCGCCTGCCGTCGAATCTCGCGCTCGTGTTGCGCGTGGCGACCGTCGTGGAAGGCGTCTGTGTCACGCTCGACCCGGACTTCGACTTCATCTCGGTGGCGACCGACTTCCTCACCGAGCAGGGCTACCGCGAGGAGTCCATCAAGCAGTTCGCCACGCAGACCGCCGAGCAGTTCCAGCAGTCCGCGCAGTCGGCGGTGCGCCTCCCGCAGAAACTCGACCGCGCGCTGGACCGCGTGGAGCGCGAGGACCTCCACGTGCGCGCCGACCTCGAGGACGGAAACGGCGTCGTCGACCGGCTCGCGCGCCGCATCGTCCTCGGGCTCGTGTTGGCGACGAGCGTCCCGACGACGGCGCTGCTCTACGTCACCGCGGACCTCACCGCGACTGGCGTCTCCGCGGCGTTCACGGGTGCGGTGGCGCTCGCGCTCTACCGGTCGTTCAAGAAGCGCCGGGGAATCCGGACCACGCCGCAGTTCACGCGACAGAGCCTCCGCGACCGGGGCGGCGACTGA
- a CDS encoding aminotransferase class I/II-fold pyridoxal phosphate-dependent enzyme, whose protein sequence is MDIDAFELERWFAEYEHDADVMLAESGVRSLPASRFDTDPGDLDYVIPTAGAPDVRETIAEEYDRTADEVVCTVGTQEANFLAFQSLLAPGDHAVVVTPTYQSLHAIPESICDVTRVPLEPPEWTLDTDAVADAIRPETELVVVNNPNNPTGRQHDEATVRELYDIAAEADAYLLCDEVYRELSPDPVPPVASMGEYGISTASLTKAYGLAGLRFGWLAGPREVVEGAEVWKDYTTISPTKFGQHVARQVLDDPEGLRREALAHVRANAEITSEWADDHGLGWSDPVGCNVFLDVPEGFDGSREFCRTVVEDASVVLAPGDCFGDAYDDYFRLGFGLPTDELRDGLARVADVL, encoded by the coding sequence ATGGACATCGACGCCTTCGAACTGGAGCGGTGGTTCGCGGAGTACGAACACGACGCCGACGTGATGCTCGCGGAGAGCGGCGTGCGGAGTCTGCCCGCGAGTCGCTTCGACACGGACCCCGGTGACCTCGATTACGTGATTCCGACGGCGGGCGCGCCCGACGTGCGCGAGACGATTGCCGAGGAGTACGACCGGACCGCCGACGAGGTGGTCTGTACAGTCGGAACACAGGAGGCGAACTTCCTCGCGTTCCAGTCGCTTCTGGCGCCGGGCGACCACGCCGTCGTCGTCACGCCGACCTACCAGAGCCTCCACGCGATTCCCGAGAGCATCTGCGACGTGACTCGCGTCCCGCTGGAGCCGCCGGAGTGGACACTCGACACCGACGCGGTGGCCGACGCGATTCGGCCGGAGACGGAACTCGTCGTCGTGAACAACCCGAACAATCCGACGGGCCGCCAGCACGACGAGGCAACCGTTCGAGAACTCTACGACATCGCGGCCGAGGCCGACGCCTACCTGCTCTGTGACGAGGTGTACCGCGAACTCTCGCCCGACCCCGTCCCGCCGGTGGCGAGCATGGGCGAGTACGGCATCAGCACCGCCAGCCTCACGAAGGCGTACGGGCTGGCGGGCCTCCGGTTCGGGTGGCTCGCCGGCCCCCGCGAGGTGGTCGAGGGCGCCGAAGTGTGGAAGGACTACACCACGATTTCGCCGACGAAGTTCGGCCAGCACGTCGCCCGGCAGGTGCTCGACGACCCCGAGGGCCTCCGGCGAGAGGCGCTGGCACACGTCCGCGCGAACGCCGAAATCACGTCCGAGTGGGCCGACGACCACGGTCTCGGGTGGAGCGACCCCGTCGGCTGTAACGTCTTCCTCGACGTGCCCGAGGGGTTCGACGGCTCCCGGGAGTTCTGCCGGACGGTCGTCGAGGACGCGTCAGTGGTGCTCGCGCCCGGGGACTGCTTCGGGGACGCTTACGACGACTACTTCCGGCTCGGGTTCGGGCTGCCGACCGACGAACTCCGGGACGGACTCGCTCGGGTCGCTGACGTGTTGTAG
- a CDS encoding translation initiation factor IF-5A gives MAKEQTEVRDLQEGNYVMIEDTPCKINAYSTAKPGKHGSAKARIEAEGVFDGKKRSLSQPVDAKIWIPIVDRKQGQIVSLESDTVAQVMDLDTYETVTMQIPADLDLSADDNIEYLEFEGQRKILQD, from the coding sequence ATGGCGAAAGAGCAGACGGAAGTGCGCGACCTGCAGGAAGGCAACTACGTGATGATCGAGGACACGCCCTGCAAAATCAACGCCTACAGCACCGCCAAGCCCGGCAAGCACGGCAGTGCGAAGGCACGCATCGAGGCCGAGGGCGTCTTCGACGGCAAGAAGCGCTCCCTGAGCCAGCCCGTCGACGCGAAGATCTGGATTCCCATCGTCGACCGGAAGCAGGGCCAGATCGTCTCCCTCGAGTCCGACACCGTCGCGCAGGTCATGGACCTCGATACGTACGAGACCGTGACGATGCAGATTCCCGCCGACCTCGACCTCTCCGCGGACGACAACATCGAGTACCTCGAGTTCGAGGGCCAGCGGAAGATTCTCCAGGACTAA